A single genomic interval of candidate division TA06 bacterium harbors:
- a CDS encoding glycosyltransferase family 4 protein, protein MNESRIKLLMISGSFPPIKDGVGDYCSCLCREMAVQGKLDIDIVTSSQAVDPSIPGLTVHPVVNSWSWSGLSRTLMAFHQVKPDIVHIQYPSITYKRHLMPNLLPLFLRLAGAERIIITLHGFGLYTWLGKLRLSLPSAFSHGIITVSQHIKLSAGQFWRGPLGFLKARLEETVFTGSSIEACPVVTAGRKVELKNKWGVKPHHLAVSYFGFINDGKGFDDLLRALRICLDQDLPCHLVCLSDFIPDEDSYHLKIKQLFDSLGLGGQVTFTGYLCPQEVAEALASCDYSVLPFNYGASTKRSSLLAALACGCPVITTNDDSLPPFFENGRNIVLVPPRDPLRLAEAMMHLGKDKTLLQGIGAGVKTLAGYFSWDKIADKHYKIYQKHLKTGLK, encoded by the coding sequence ATGAACGAGTCCAGAATAAAGCTTTTGATGATCAGCGGATCATTCCCGCCCATCAAAGACGGAGTCGGGGATTATTGCAGCTGCCTGTGCCGGGAAATGGCAGTGCAGGGAAAACTGGACATAGATATCGTAACTAGCAGCCAAGCCGTAGATCCGTCAATACCCGGCTTGACCGTTCATCCAGTGGTCAACAGCTGGTCCTGGTCCGGACTGTCCCGGACATTAATGGCATTTCACCAGGTGAAGCCGGATATAGTGCATATCCAGTATCCCTCGATCACCTATAAAAGGCATTTGATGCCCAATTTACTGCCTTTGTTTCTGCGGCTGGCCGGCGCCGAAAGGATCATCATTACGCTGCATGGTTTTGGGCTGTACACCTGGCTGGGAAAGCTGAGGCTTTCACTGCCATCGGCATTTTCCCACGGGATCATCACGGTCAGCCAGCACATAAAATTATCCGCCGGGCAGTTTTGGCGCGGTCCTTTGGGGTTTTTAAAAGCCAGGCTGGAAGAAACTGTTTTTACCGGCTCCAGCATAGAAGCTTGCCCAGTGGTCACTGCCGGACGGAAAGTCGAGTTGAAAAACAAATGGGGGGTCAAGCCACATCATCTGGCTGTATCATATTTTGGGTTTATAAATGATGGTAAGGGATTTGATGATCTGCTCAGGGCTTTGAGAATCTGTCTGGACCAGGATCTGCCCTGCCATTTGGTCTGTCTGTCCGATTTTATTCCTGACGAAGACAGCTATCATTTAAAAATAAAACAGCTGTTTGATAGCTTGGGCTTGGGTGGACAGGTTACCTTCACCGGATATCTCTGTCCGCAAGAAGTCGCCGAAGCTCTGGCGTCCTGTGATTATTCAGTGTTGCCGTTCAATTATGGGGCTTCTACAAAGCGCAGCAGCCTATTGGCGGCTCTGGCCTGCGGTTGTCCGGTGATAACCACCAACGATGACAGCCTGCCGCCTTTTTTTGAGAACGGCCGGAATATAGTGTTGGTCCCTCCCCGGGACCCACTCCGGCTAGCCGAGGCCATGATGCATTTGGGAAAAGACAAGACTTTGCTGCAGGGAATCGGGGCCGGGGTCAAAACTTTGGCGGGGTATTTCAGCTGGGACAAGATCGCGGACAAGCATTATAAAATATACCAAAAACACCTAAAAACAGGCCTCAAATGA
- a CDS encoding glycosyltransferase family 4 protein: MTDVLLIDPSLFTPAYDSYLVSGIKETGCRVDWLGSKDIWGMLKGYPEQPREYFYRATNKMFGTSRSPFRQGFKLADHISGMTSLSSYAKKENAQILHFQWSAVPEVDHYYWSFYKKQGYRLVYTVHNLWPHKQGRNDHKKYLRLYRLADQLIVHCRETSNGLAEKFGIDEGKIQTIAMPALPLPATGGPSGTVIKEQLGLASNRIALCFGFIEEYKGFDLAIEALASAANKIPKDVVLVIAGRDDAGWTRRLNGLIAEKNLQKRVVLKLGFMEQAYLKALIEASGVCLFPYRRISQSGALLTAMAEGRAVVGFDVGGISEVIENGKNGIVVPSGDVKALGETMVALFSSDEKIWEMGKASLELVANKYSFIATGQATHKVYQSMLT; the protein is encoded by the coding sequence ATGACAGATGTGTTGTTGATAGACCCCTCGTTGTTCACCCCGGCTTACGACTCCTACCTGGTATCGGGGATAAAAGAAACAGGATGCCGGGTCGACTGGCTGGGCTCCAAGGATATCTGGGGCATGCTGAAGGGATACCCAGAGCAGCCACGGGAATATTTTTATCGCGCCACCAACAAGATGTTCGGGACCTCCAGAAGCCCTTTTCGCCAGGGATTTAAACTGGCCGATCATATCAGCGGCATGACCAGTCTGTCGTCGTATGCCAAGAAAGAAAACGCCCAAATCCTCCATTTCCAATGGTCAGCAGTTCCCGAGGTGGACCATTACTATTGGTCTTTTTACAAAAAACAAGGATATCGACTGGTCTACACCGTTCATAATCTTTGGCCGCATAAACAGGGAAGAAACGATCACAAAAAATACCTGCGGCTATACCGGCTGGCCGACCAGCTGATAGTTCATTGCCGGGAAACCAGTAACGGGCTGGCGGAAAAATTCGGAATTGATGAGGGGAAGATCCAGACCATAGCCATGCCGGCCCTGCCGCTGCCGGCCACCGGCGGACCGTCCGGAACCGTGATCAAGGAACAATTGGGCCTGGCATCAAACCGGATCGCCCTTTGCTTCGGCTTCATTGAAGAATACAAGGGTTTTGATCTGGCGATTGAGGCCTTGGCCTCGGCTGCCAATAAGATCCCCAAGGATGTTGTTCTGGTGATTGCCGGCCGGGATGATGCCGGCTGGACCAGGCGCCTGAACGGTTTGATCGCGGAAAAAAATCTGCAAAAAAGAGTGGTGCTTAAACTGGGTTTTATGGAGCAGGCATATTTGAAAGCCCTGATCGAGGCTTCTGGGGTCTGTCTTTTCCCCTACCGGAGAATATCCCAAAGCGGGGCTCTGCTGACCGCCATGGCCGAAGGGCGGGCGGTAGTTGGCTTTGATGTAGGGGGCATTTCCGAGGTGATAGAAAATGGGAAAAACGGCATAGTGGTGCCGTCCGGGGATGTTAAGGCTTTGGGCGAAACAATGGTTGCATTGTTTTCCAGCGACGAAAAAATCTGGGAAATGGGGAAGGCCTCGTTGGAACTGGTGGCAAACAAATACTCATTCATCGCCACCGGCCAGGCCACCCATAAAGTATACCAGTCGATGCTTACATGA
- the rfaE1 gene encoding D-glycero-beta-D-manno-heptose-7-phosphate kinase — protein sequence MNPSKYKISPKRAEKLINGFARRKVVVLGDLMLDEYLFGAVSRISPEAPVPVVEVSREEFHLGGAANVAWNIAALKGQAFPVGTVGSDRAEKMLRREFKTRKISELGLVNQSGRPTTIKTRIVASHQQVVRVDREHRQDISPAAQQKVIKALEKLIPQADAILIEDYNKGLITSPVLKAALELSLKYKKIITVDPKFNHFLDFKGVTLFKPNIHEAERALGAKISGPEDIIKAGKALLGQLEAQAVLITAGDQGMYLFTARRGEVFRIPTAAREVYDVSGAGDTVIAVATLSLCAGASLLEAAVTANHAAGVEVSKFGVAEVTAEELKQALRNW from the coding sequence ATGAACCCAAGCAAATACAAGATCAGCCCCAAACGGGCAGAAAAGCTCATCAACGGCTTCGCCCGGCGCAAGGTGGTGGTCTTAGGCGACCTGATGCTGGACGAATACCTGTTCGGGGCGGTGTCAAGGATCTCGCCCGAGGCCCCGGTGCCGGTGGTGGAGGTCAGCCGGGAGGAGTTCCACCTGGGAGGGGCGGCCAATGTGGCCTGGAACATCGCGGCCCTTAAGGGACAGGCCTTTCCGGTGGGAACGGTGGGCAGCGACCGGGCCGAGAAAATGCTGCGGCGGGAATTCAAGACCAGGAAGATCTCCGAACTGGGGCTGGTTAACCAGTCCGGGCGGCCCACCACCATCAAGACCAGGATCGTGGCCAGCCACCAGCAGGTGGTGCGGGTGGACCGGGAGCACCGCCAGGACATTTCTCCGGCCGCCCAGCAAAAGGTGATCAAAGCGTTGGAAAAACTTATCCCCCAGGCCGACGCCATTCTGATCGAAGACTACAACAAGGGGCTGATAACCTCCCCGGTGTTGAAAGCCGCACTGGAGCTGAGTCTCAAATACAAGAAAATAATAACGGTGGATCCCAAATTCAATCATTTTCTGGATTTCAAGGGAGTGACGCTCTTCAAACCCAACATCCACGAGGCCGAACGGGCCTTGGGAGCCAAGATCTCCGGACCCGAAGACATCATCAAAGCCGGGAAGGCCCTGTTAGGACAGCTGGAGGCCCAGGCGGTGCTGATCACCGCCGGCGACCAGGGGATGTACCTCTTCACCGCCCGCAGGGGCGAAGTATTCCGGATACCCACCGCCGCCAGGGAAGTTTACGACGTCTCCGGGGCCGGAGACACCGTGATCGCGGTGGCCACCCTGTCGCTCTGCGCCGGAGCCAGCCTGCTGGAGGCGGCGGTGACGGCCAATCACGCGGCCGGGGTGGAGGTCTCCAAGTTCGGGGTGGCGGAAGTGACGGCGGAAGAACTGAAACAGGCCTTGAGGAACTGGTGA
- a CDS encoding PhoH family protein has translation MPKELQEITERISLAGIDPVNLLGPGDSNLKVIQHSFKAKIFARGDEVIIKGSTEELEAITSLILNLRARVESGSVLQERDIGLAISQAGERHRDIQERGTVAALALKKLIRPKSPGQSQYLDAIKDHDLVIAVGPAGTGKTYLAVAAAVAALNERQVERIILCRPAVEAGESLGFLPGDFRDKIDPYMRPLYDALYDLMSPEKVRRFMANEIIEIVPLAYMRGRTLNNSFVILDEAQNATRTQMKMFLTRLGFNSKAVVTGDVTQIDLPRNDSSGLVHIQEVLSRVEGIKFINLSERDVVRHHLVQRIIQAYQSSSQNEGREQGQDEKTGPSD, from the coding sequence ATGCCTAAAGAACTACAAGAAATAACCGAGCGGATCTCCCTGGCCGGCATCGATCCGGTGAATCTTTTGGGGCCGGGGGATTCCAACTTAAAGGTGATCCAGCATTCCTTCAAGGCCAAGATCTTCGCCCGGGGCGACGAGGTCATCATCAAGGGTTCAACCGAGGAGCTGGAGGCCATCACTTCGCTGATACTGAATCTCAGAGCCCGGGTGGAATCGGGATCGGTGCTGCAGGAGCGGGACATAGGGCTGGCAATCAGCCAGGCCGGCGAGCGGCATCGGGACATCCAGGAACGGGGGACCGTGGCCGCTTTGGCCCTTAAAAAGCTGATCCGGCCCAAATCGCCCGGCCAGTCCCAGTACCTGGATGCCATCAAAGACCACGACCTGGTGATAGCGGTGGGGCCGGCCGGAACCGGCAAGACCTATCTGGCGGTGGCCGCGGCGGTGGCGGCCTTGAACGAGCGCCAGGTGGAGCGCATCATCCTCTGCCGTCCCGCCGTCGAGGCCGGGGAATCGCTGGGGTTTTTGCCGGGCGATTTCCGGGACAAGATCGACCCCTACATGCGGCCCCTGTACGACGCGCTGTACGACCTGATGTCCCCGGAGAAGGTGCGCCGCTTCATGGCCAACGAGATCATCGAGATAGTGCCCCTGGCCTACATGCGGGGCCGGACCCTTAACAACTCCTTCGTGATATTGGACGAGGCCCAGAACGCCACCCGCACCCAGATGAAGATGTTCTTGACCCGGCTGGGCTTTAATTCCAAGGCGGTGGTCACCGGTGACGTCACCCAGATAGACCTGCCCCGCAACGACAGCTCCGGCCTGGTACACATCCAGGAGGTGCTTTCCCGGGTGGAGGGAATAAAGTTCATCAACCTGTCAGAACGGGATGTGGTGAGGCACCACCTGGTGCAGAGGATCATCCAGGCCTACCAGAGTAGCAGCCAGAACGAAGGCCGGGAACAGGGACAGGACGAAAAGACCGGGCCATCGGATTGA
- a CDS encoding 3-deoxy-D-manno-octulosonic acid transferase, protein MIFSLGMGLYHLITFMALLLGWPYLLLMLALGHRQKWRQRLGWLTPQEGRPVWIHGASVGEMGVIAPFLAQLKILMPEKNIVLSTMTVTGQKRAGEIFSGKTAGIFFLPLDFWFAQKLALKRVRPGALVLTETEIWPNLIWQCQKQNVPVFLVNARLSARSFRYYNALRFLFGPLLNTLQLIACQSKADADRYLALGVRRDLVTVTGNLKYDGIKGPVSATEKQDLRKDFGLSPEDLVFAAGSTREGEETVILGAWQELQNQKSKIKNQKIKLIIAPRHPGRFSEVEKLLVTQNLNYSKRSGQKNGGASSNFDVLLLDTIGELVNAYAASDIAFVGGSLAPVGGHNPLEPAALGLPVIFGPHMFNARESAEGLLACGGAMQVKDTGELKTILNDLLGNEQKRFSTGSKARSLVDSKRGVSKHTAELVAGKINRRRQD, encoded by the coding sequence ATGATATTTTCCTTGGGAATGGGACTTTACCATCTGATCACTTTTATGGCCCTCCTGCTGGGATGGCCATATTTACTGTTGATGCTGGCCTTGGGCCACCGCCAAAAATGGCGGCAGAGGCTGGGCTGGCTGACACCTCAAGAAGGCCGTCCGGTCTGGATCCACGGGGCCTCGGTGGGCGAGATGGGGGTGATCGCCCCATTTCTGGCGCAGCTCAAAATCCTGATGCCTGAAAAGAACATCGTCCTGTCCACCATGACCGTCACCGGGCAAAAGCGGGCCGGCGAGATCTTTTCCGGGAAAACAGCCGGGATATTTTTTCTGCCTTTGGATTTCTGGTTCGCCCAAAAGCTGGCTTTGAAGAGGGTAAGGCCCGGGGCCTTGGTCCTGACTGAGACCGAGATCTGGCCCAACCTGATCTGGCAGTGCCAAAAGCAAAACGTTCCGGTGTTCCTGGTCAACGCCCGGCTTTCGGCCCGGTCCTTCAGATACTATAACGCCCTGCGTTTTTTGTTCGGACCGCTGTTGAACACTCTGCAGCTGATAGCCTGCCAGAGCAAAGCGGATGCTGACCGCTACCTGGCTCTGGGCGTTCGCCGGGACCTCGTCACCGTCACCGGAAACCTGAAATACGACGGGATCAAGGGTCCGGTCTCTGCCACAGAGAAACAGGATTTGAGGAAGGACTTCGGCCTGAGCCCGGAGGATCTAGTGTTTGCAGCCGGAAGCACGAGGGAGGGTGAGGAGACTGTGATACTTGGGGCCTGGCAGGAATTGCAAAATCAAAAATCAAAAATCAAAAATCAAAAGATTAAATTGATCATAGCGCCGAGGCATCCGGGGAGGTTCTCCGAGGTGGAAAAACTACTTGTCACCCAAAACTTGAACTATAGCAAACGCAGCGGACAAAAGAACGGCGGGGCTTCCAGCAATTTCGATGTCCTGCTGCTGGACACCATCGGCGAACTGGTCAATGCCTACGCGGCTTCGGATATCGCTTTTGTTGGCGGCAGCCTGGCGCCGGTGGGAGGGCATAATCCCCTGGAACCGGCGGCCCTGGGGCTTCCGGTGATATTCGGCCCCCACATGTTCAACGCCCGGGAAAGCGCTGAAGGACTTCTGGCCTGCGGCGGGGCGATGCAGGTGAAGGATACCGGGGAGTTGAAGACGATCTTAAACGATCTTCTCGGCAATGAGCAAAAAAGATTTTCAACCGGATCCAAAGCGCGCAGTTTGGTTGATTCCAAAAGGGGAGTTTCCAAGCATACGGCGGAGCTGGTGGCGGGAAAGATCAACCGGAGAAGACAGGATTAA
- a CDS encoding class I SAM-dependent methyltransferase has translation MENKTSFGPQYYRRYSGNLFQTIWGSKPGALKVMKKIAGSGKLLDVGCGIGRFLNEASARYDAFGTEISEYALMSARHQACLKGRLTQADALKGLPYRSGSFDVVTALDIVEHLEHPELFIAEAWRLLRPGGLLVISTPNPDSLGRAIKKEQWFGYRDKTHVSIQPEEFWLRLVSREGRLKKIFYDGLWDSPYFLRNGFWALPVVRGLVGLAQSLTIVLPFIVMNHLGLGSSRRLGENLWLFACKKHEER, from the coding sequence ATGGAAAATAAAACATCATTCGGCCCGCAATATTACCGGCGGTATTCCGGCAACCTGTTCCAAACGATTTGGGGGTCAAAGCCGGGGGCTTTGAAGGTGATGAAAAAAATCGCCGGTTCGGGGAAGTTACTGGATGTAGGTTGCGGGATAGGCCGGTTCCTGAATGAGGCCAGCGCCAGGTACGATGCTTTTGGAACGGAGATATCCGAATACGCTTTGATGTCAGCCCGCCATCAGGCCTGTCTAAAAGGACGGCTGACCCAGGCCGATGCCCTGAAGGGCTTGCCTTACCGGTCCGGTTCCTTTGATGTGGTCACCGCCCTGGACATCGTGGAGCATCTGGAACATCCGGAATTATTCATTGCCGAGGCCTGGCGGCTTTTGAGGCCCGGGGGGCTGCTGGTGATCTCGACCCCAAATCCAGATTCGCTAGGCCGGGCGATCAAAAAAGAGCAGTGGTTCGGTTATAGGGACAAGACCCATGTCAGTATCCAGCCGGAGGAATTTTGGCTCAGGCTCGTTTCCAGGGAAGGGCGGTTAAAAAAAATATTTTATGACGGACTTTGGGATAGCCCATATTTTCTAAGAAACGGGTTTTGGGCGTTGCCGGTGGTCCGGGGTCTGGTCGGCCTAGCCCAGAGCCTGACGATAGTCCTGCCGTTCATCGTCATGAACCACCTTGGCCTGGGAAGTTCCAGGCGGTTGGGAGAAAACCTGTGGCTTTTTGCCTGCAAAAAACACGAAGAACGTTAA
- a CDS encoding glycosyltransferase family 4 protein — MLAETEIFREIIAHRQPFWDIAHITNYRDLPVRAKARVVTVYDLLFDILPDTFPKGVVSRYRSALRSSITRADHFIAISQATKNDLQEIYRVPERKITIIHPGLDPEFTLPFAGRDQEIQMAKKKYGIDRPYIIYLGTIEDRKNIVRLIRAFGLMRKKKGIEHLLVLAGKDGFGAELVDREIIALDLGQAVKKTGYIAGPDKRSLLAGADIFVLPSHNEGFGLPVIEAMSTGTPVAVSGIGVFREVAGPAGVFFDPLDPEEMSEKMFSVLSDKNLRDQIIDHGLKRVAGYDYRLAAAAHRAVYRALL, encoded by the coding sequence GTGTTGGCGGAAACAGAGATCTTCCGTGAAATCATCGCTCACCGCCAGCCTTTTTGGGACATAGCCCACATAACCAACTATCGCGATCTGCCAGTCAGGGCCAAGGCCCGGGTAGTAACGGTCTATGACCTGTTGTTCGATATTTTGCCCGACACCTTCCCCAAGGGTGTGGTTTCAAGGTACCGCTCTGCTCTGAGGTCGTCCATTACCAGGGCTGACCATTTCATTGCCATCTCCCAGGCGACCAAAAACGACCTCCAGGAAATTTACCGGGTACCCGAGAGAAAAATTACCATTATCCATCCCGGCCTAGACCCTGAGTTCACCCTGCCTTTTGCCGGCCGGGACCAGGAAATACAAATGGCAAAGAAAAAATACGGCATCGACCGGCCGTATATAATTTATCTGGGGACGATAGAGGACAGGAAAAACATCGTCCGCTTGATCAGGGCCTTTGGGTTGATGAGGAAAAAAAAAGGCATTGAGCATCTTCTGGTCCTTGCCGGGAAAGACGGGTTTGGGGCGGAGCTGGTGGATCGGGAGATAATCGCCCTGGACCTGGGCCAGGCGGTGAAAAAAACAGGCTATATCGCCGGCCCTGATAAAAGGTCCCTTTTGGCCGGGGCGGACATTTTTGTCCTGCCCTCGCATAATGAGGGGTTCGGACTTCCGGTCATAGAGGCGATGTCAACCGGAACGCCGGTTGCGGTTTCAGGGATCGGCGTTTTTCGGGAGGTAGCAGGCCCTGCCGGAGTTTTCTTCGATCCGCTTGATCCGGAGGAAATGTCCGAGAAGATGTTCAGCGTGCTGTCTGATAAAAATTTACGGGACCAGATAATCGACCACGGCCTGAAGCGGGTGGCCGGCTACGACTACCGCCTTGCGGCCGCAGCGCACCGGGCGGTTTACCGGGCCCTGCTGTAA
- a CDS encoding flippase, protein MFDSNNKALSWLTRSKLRQNFLWLISSQGGMIILQLGWAVLIARMIGQESFGQYSFGLALTQTVGVLADFGLNLFLIREVSQHPGQLKKYLSNVLSIKLITTLVVWAILAVIMTAGDYTSEIMIAIGIFAFANFILALNMTLISVFRANQDMRYEALSGIIFNLFNLAFSLIVVMSDLTLVGLAAAYLAASLFQAVYLWKAYIERWGVPKLGLDREFISLWKGRVVWLGLGGVFFFIYDRAPQLLLQFFGSDAQVGTYAAVYRMFVGISILPVVIGNVLLPQMSNLLTSGNNQHIAKLLRRVINGLLLVGIIGTLALYGAAGPIIKLLYGAKYASSIPVLKIMAWQLLFTFPGSVLGSLVIAVGEEKWYAIFMLMEVAISLSLGFWLIPQHGPAGAAIGTVAGTALVNLIIFAFLIQFYSPLFRIQPDHVSGQSMQEDENI, encoded by the coding sequence ATGTTTGACAGCAATAATAAAGCGTTAAGCTGGCTGACCAGATCAAAACTACGGCAAAATTTTTTATGGCTGATATCCTCGCAGGGAGGGATGATAATTTTGCAGCTGGGCTGGGCTGTCCTGATTGCAAGGATGATCGGCCAAGAGAGTTTTGGGCAATATTCTTTCGGGCTGGCGCTTACTCAAACGGTTGGGGTATTGGCCGATTTTGGACTGAATTTGTTCCTGATCCGGGAGGTATCTCAACATCCCGGGCAACTGAAGAAATACTTGAGCAATGTATTAAGCATTAAGCTGATCACCACATTGGTGGTATGGGCGATTCTGGCCGTTATCATGACGGCAGGTGATTATACCTCAGAAATAATGATCGCTATCGGTATTTTTGCCTTTGCTAATTTCATTCTGGCCCTTAATATGACATTAATATCAGTTTTTAGGGCCAACCAGGACATGCGTTACGAGGCTTTATCCGGCATAATATTCAATCTGTTTAATCTCGCCTTCAGTTTGATTGTGGTCATGTCCGATTTGACTTTAGTGGGTTTAGCGGCGGCATACCTGGCAGCCTCTCTTTTTCAGGCAGTTTATCTATGGAAGGCCTATATTGAACGATGGGGTGTGCCAAAGTTAGGTCTGGACCGGGAATTCATCAGTTTATGGAAAGGGAGGGTAGTTTGGCTGGGCTTAGGGGGGGTGTTTTTTTTCATATACGACAGGGCACCTCAATTGCTGCTCCAGTTTTTTGGAAGTGATGCCCAGGTTGGGACCTATGCTGCTGTTTACCGTATGTTTGTCGGAATATCTATTTTACCGGTGGTAATAGGAAATGTGCTGTTACCGCAGATGTCCAATTTGCTGACCAGCGGCAATAATCAACACATAGCCAAACTATTGCGCCGGGTCATAAACGGATTGCTGCTTGTCGGGATTATTGGCACACTGGCACTATATGGGGCCGCAGGGCCCATTATCAAACTGCTTTACGGGGCAAAATACGCCAGCTCAATCCCCGTGCTTAAGATCATGGCTTGGCAGTTACTATTTACTTTTCCTGGAAGCGTTCTGGGTAGCCTTGTCATTGCCGTGGGGGAAGAAAAATGGTATGCCATATTCATGCTGATGGAGGTGGCCATCAGTCTTAGCCTGGGGTTCTGGCTTATTCCCCAACATGGTCCAGCCGGGGCTGCAATCGGAACTGTGGCGGGCACTGCCTTGGTAAATTTGATTATATTTGCTTTTCTGATTCAATTCTACAGTCCTCTTTTCCGGATCCAGCCGGATCATGTTTCCGGACAATCCATGCAAGAAGATGAAAATATATGA
- the thrS gene encoding threonine--tRNA ligase, translating to MIKITLPDGKIKEFEPGVSALDIVKSIGPGLAKAALAAILDGKPVDLSAKVDRDAKFSALTFDSEQGKEVLRHSTSHLMAQAVTGLFPGTKAAIGPAIEDGYYYDFDRSEPFSSDDLAAIEQKMAELASQDIAIVRREMPREEALEHFRKLGEKYKVELIEALPQGEIISFYQQGDFIDLCRGPHLASTGRIKHFKLLSVAGAYWRGDERNQMLQRIYGTVFDKKEQLEAHLNKLEEIKKRDHRKLGRELDLFSLHEEIGAGLVCWHPKGARMRSIVEEHWRRRHFEGGYDIVYTPNIGKEWVWQTSGHLKFYKENMYSPLDIDGDKYYLKPVNCPMQIMIYKNGRHSYRDLPLRWAELGTVYRYERSGTLTGLFRVRGFTQDDAHIICTPDQMDGEILRVLDFSLSLWEDFGFKDVKIELSVRDPQNLQKYAGSDEMWVKGEESLVKALKTRSLDYERMEGEAVFYGPKIDIKVRDSLGRLWQCTTIQFDFNMPEGFNMTYTGEDGKEHRPYMVHRALLGSLERFFGILIEHYAGNFPLWLAPLQLMVMNITDAQANYAKLVAERLQLSGFRVKLNLGGEKIGAKIRDAEMEKIPYMAIVGAKEAESGLVSLRKHGQGDAGQMTVEDLAVRLKQEVELKK from the coding sequence ATGATAAAGATCACCCTGCCGGACGGCAAGATCAAGGAATTTGAACCGGGCGTCTCAGCCCTGGATATCGTCAAATCAATAGGCCCGGGGCTGGCCAAAGCGGCCCTGGCTGCCATCCTGGACGGCAAGCCAGTAGACCTGTCCGCCAAGGTCGACCGCGACGCCAAATTCTCGGCCCTGACCTTCGATTCAGAACAGGGCAAGGAAGTGCTGCGCCACTCGACCAGCCACCTGATGGCCCAGGCCGTCACCGGGCTTTTCCCCGGCACCAAGGCGGCCATCGGCCCGGCCATCGAGGACGGGTACTATTACGACTTCGACCGGAGTGAGCCCTTCTCCTCCGACGACCTGGCCGCCATCGAGCAGAAGATGGCCGAACTAGCGTCCCAGGATATCGCCATCGTCCGCCGGGAGATGCCGCGGGAAGAGGCCCTGGAACATTTCCGCAAGCTGGGCGAGAAATATAAGGTGGAGCTGATCGAGGCCCTGCCCCAGGGCGAGATCATCTCCTTCTATCAGCAGGGGGACTTCATAGACCTCTGCCGGGGGCCGCACCTGGCCTCCACCGGGCGGATCAAGCACTTCAAGCTGCTGTCGGTGGCCGGGGCCTACTGGCGGGGCGACGAGCGCAACCAGATGCTGCAAAGGATCTACGGCACCGTCTTTGACAAGAAGGAACAGCTGGAAGCGCACCTGAACAAGCTGGAGGAGATCAAGAAGCGCGACCACCGGAAGCTGGGCCGGGAACTGGACCTGTTCTCACTGCACGAGGAGATCGGGGCCGGCCTGGTCTGCTGGCACCCCAAGGGCGCCCGTATGCGGTCGATCGTGGAGGAGCACTGGCGCCGGCGCCACTTTGAGGGAGGCTACGACATCGTCTACACCCCCAACATCGGCAAGGAATGGGTGTGGCAGACCTCGGGCCACCTGAAGTTCTACAAGGAGAACATGTATTCCCCGCTGGACATCGACGGCGACAAGTATTACCTGAAACCGGTCAACTGCCCCATGCAGATCATGATCTACAAGAACGGGCGCCACTCCTACCGGGACCTGCCCCTGCGCTGGGCGGAGCTGGGCACGGTCTACCGCTACGAGCGGAGCGGCACCCTGACCGGCCTGTTCCGGGTCCGCGGCTTCACTCAGGACGATGCCCACATCATCTGTACCCCGGACCAGATGGACGGCGAGATCCTGAGGGTGCTGGACTTCTCCCTGTCCCTTTGGGAGGACTTCGGGTTCAAGGACGTCAAGATCGAGCTCTCGGTACGCGATCCCCAAAACCTGCAGAAATACGCGGGTTCGGACGAGATGTGGGTCAAGGGCGAGGAATCGCTGGTCAAGGCGCTTAAAACCCGCAGCCTGGATTACGAAAGGATGGAGGGGGAGGCGGTATTCTACGGGCCCAAGATAGACATCAAGGTCAGGGATTCCCTGGGCCGGCTGTGGCAGTGCACCACCATCCAGTTCGACTTCAATATGCCGGAAGGGTTTAACATGACCTATACCGGCGAGGACGGAAAGGAGCACCGGCCTTACATGGTGCATCGGGCCTTGCTGGGTTCGCTGGAAAGGTTCTTCGGCATCCTGATCGAGCATTATGCCGGGAACTTCCCGCTGTGGCTGGCCCCGCTGCAGCTGATGGTGATGAACATAACCGACGCCCAGGCGAATTATGCCAAGCTGGTAGCCGAACGTTTACAGCTTTCAGGTTTCCGGGTCAAGCTGAACCTGGGGGGAGAGAAGATCGGAGCCAAGATCCGGGACGCCGAAATGGAGAAGATCCCCTACATGGCTATTGTAGGCGCCAAGGAAGCGGAGTCCGGGCTGGTCTCACTGCGCAAGCACGGCCAGGGGGATGCCGGGCAGATGACGGTGGAGGACCTGGCGGTAAGGTTGAAACAGGAAGTGGAACTAAAGAAGTAG